One Mycolicibacterium parafortuitum DNA segment encodes these proteins:
- a CDS encoding ABC transporter permease: protein MSRLLVPSPGGGELSAGPARTRWRSWYADPGLVFGAVLVGLVLLAALSAPLVAALVGHGPTDQFPDDTLDDAGLPITGGNGFLFGADGSGRDVFIRTLYGARISLGIGIPATTIAMLLGVVVGLAGGYFGGRVDAVLSELTNIALAFPFLVTALSVVTLNRGTAGTTLVDPVVVVIGIIALFSWTYFARLVRNSVIEIKAKPFVLAAIGAGSSHARVIVTEILPNVAPTVIIYWAVQLPTNIVAEASLSYLGVGIKAPTPSWGTMIANAQDSALYQVQPLMLIAPAVGLFVTVLGFNVLSTRLRSRFDPSSAG from the coding sequence GTGAGCCGGCTGCTGGTTCCGTCGCCCGGCGGCGGCGAGCTCTCCGCCGGTCCCGCACGCACCCGGTGGCGATCGTGGTACGCCGACCCCGGCCTGGTGTTCGGCGCAGTGCTCGTCGGCCTGGTCCTTCTTGCCGCGCTCAGCGCTCCACTGGTCGCGGCGCTGGTCGGCCATGGTCCCACCGACCAGTTCCCCGACGACACGCTCGACGACGCGGGCCTGCCCATCACCGGCGGCAACGGCTTCCTCTTCGGGGCCGACGGCAGCGGGCGCGACGTGTTCATCCGCACCTTGTACGGAGCCCGGATCTCGCTGGGCATCGGCATCCCCGCCACCACCATCGCGATGCTGCTCGGCGTCGTCGTGGGACTGGCCGGCGGCTACTTCGGTGGCCGGGTCGACGCGGTGCTCTCCGAGCTGACGAACATCGCGCTGGCGTTCCCGTTCCTGGTCACCGCGCTGAGTGTGGTGACGCTGAACCGCGGCACCGCTGGCACCACCCTCGTCGATCCGGTCGTCGTGGTGATCGGCATCATCGCGCTGTTCTCGTGGACCTATTTCGCGCGCCTGGTCCGGAACTCGGTCATCGAGATCAAGGCGAAACCGTTCGTGCTCGCTGCGATCGGCGCCGGAAGTTCGCATGCCCGCGTCATCGTCACGGAGATCCTGCCGAACGTCGCCCCGACCGTGATCATCTACTGGGCGGTGCAGCTGCCCACCAACATCGTCGCCGAGGCATCACTGTCGTATCTGGGCGTCGGGATCAAGGCGCCGACCCCCAGCTGGGGCACGATGATCGCCAACGCGCAGGACTCCGCGCTCTACCAGGTGCAGCCGCTGATGCTGATCGCCCCCGCCGTCGGACTTTTCGTCACGGTGCTGGGATTCAACGTGTTGAGCACCCGGCTGCGCAGCCGCTTCGATCCCAGTTCGGCCGGTTGA
- a CDS encoding dipeptide ABC transporter ATP-binding protein — protein MALFDVSDLAVTLHTGNRATGRRVVRAVESFSFAVDEGQTLAIVGESGSGKSVSLLAATRLLGTNADVTGAVRFAGRDLLTLPDRELRQILGKDIGFVFQDPQSNLHPFKTIGSQIDEVLRIHGSRTRRARRARAVALLDEVGIARPEKAYASYPAEFSGGMRQRAMIAIAIAHNPALIIADEPTTALDVSVQAGILRLLARLQAEHRTAVVFVSHDLGVVHEIADTVVVVKDGRVVESAAREQIYGDPQQPYTRELLDASLVHSIDAAPSIGTPPDRQDNPLLTVRGLRKSYRERGRHRRRRTVVENLDFTLHRGEIVGLVGESGSGKSTVGRIIAGLQYADAGEITLAGTTFPTSASDGIPRLPAATRRTVQLVFQDPYSSLNPRRTVAESLAAPLLAQREPREYITGQVERAADAARLPRALMERHPAELSGGQRQRVAIARALVLAPRLIVADEALSSLDVTTQSEILALIRRLADEEDTAFLFITHDLGVVSSVAHRVIVLGPDGVEEIGDTAEVFAAPQSSYTRALIDAVPRLDARVS, from the coding sequence ATGGCGCTGTTTGACGTCTCCGACCTGGCCGTCACCCTCCACACAGGAAATCGCGCCACCGGCCGGCGGGTGGTGCGCGCCGTCGAATCATTCAGCTTCGCGGTCGACGAGGGCCAGACCCTGGCGATCGTCGGTGAATCAGGTTCGGGGAAAAGCGTTTCCCTGCTCGCCGCGACCCGCCTGCTCGGGACGAACGCCGACGTCACCGGCGCGGTACGTTTCGCGGGCCGCGACCTGCTGACGCTGCCGGACAGGGAGCTGCGCCAGATTCTGGGCAAGGACATCGGGTTCGTCTTCCAGGATCCCCAGAGCAACCTGCATCCGTTCAAAACCATCGGCAGCCAGATCGACGAGGTCCTCCGCATCCACGGCAGCCGGACCCGTCGCGCCCGGCGCGCGCGGGCCGTCGCCCTGCTCGACGAGGTGGGCATCGCCAGGCCCGAAAAAGCCTATGCCAGCTACCCTGCCGAGTTCTCCGGTGGTATGCGGCAGCGAGCCATGATCGCCATCGCCATCGCGCACAACCCCGCACTGATCATCGCCGACGAACCGACCACCGCTCTCGACGTCAGCGTGCAAGCCGGGATCCTGAGGTTGCTGGCGCGGCTGCAAGCCGAGCACCGCACCGCGGTCGTCTTCGTCAGCCACGACCTCGGCGTCGTCCACGAGATCGCCGACACGGTCGTGGTGGTCAAGGACGGCCGTGTCGTCGAATCCGCTGCCCGCGAACAGATCTACGGTGACCCGCAGCAGCCCTACACCCGGGAACTGCTGGACGCGTCGCTGGTGCACAGCATCGATGCGGCCCCGTCGATCGGCACGCCCCCGGACAGGCAGGACAACCCGTTGCTGACGGTGCGCGGCCTGCGGAAGTCCTACCGGGAGCGCGGTCGGCACCGTCGGCGCCGGACCGTGGTGGAGAACCTCGACTTCACGTTGCATCGCGGCGAAATCGTAGGCCTGGTAGGCGAATCTGGGTCAGGAAAGTCCACCGTCGGACGCATCATCGCCGGGCTTCAGTACGCCGACGCGGGCGAGATCACCCTGGCCGGGACGACGTTTCCGACGTCGGCGTCCGACGGGATTCCACGGCTGCCCGCCGCGACCCGACGGACGGTGCAGCTCGTCTTCCAAGATCCGTATTCCAGCCTCAATCCGCGTCGCACCGTCGCGGAGTCACTGGCGGCTCCCCTGCTCGCCCAACGTGAACCCCGCGAGTACATCACCGGGCAGGTCGAGCGTGCCGCTGACGCCGCCCGGCTGCCCCGGGCGTTGATGGAACGACACCCGGCCGAGCTGTCGGGCGGGCAGCGCCAGCGGGTGGCGATCGCACGCGCGCTGGTCCTCGCACCGCGGCTGATCGTGGCCGACGAGGCGTTGTCGTCGCTCGACGTGACCACGCAGAGCGAGATCCTGGCCCTGATCCGCCGGCTCGCCGACGAAGAGGACACCGCGTTCCTGTTCATCACCCACGACCTGGGCGTCGTGTCATCCGTGGCCCACCGCGTGATCGTGCTCGGCCCCGACGGCGTCGAGGAGATCGGCGACACCGCAGAGGTGTTCGCCGCCCCGCAGTCGTCCTACACCCGGGCACTCATCGACGCGGTGCCCCGACTCGACGCGCGCGTGTCGTGA
- a CDS encoding GNAT family N-acetyltransferase, with protein sequence MTHRIRALGTDDELLTASNVFRAAMVGFAPLTGLEPGQIAKLSEPGRVLGAFDGDELVGTTEAVGSSLTLPGGRRVPHAAVTHVGVLPSHTRRGIATALLAGQLHDIRARGEVVATLRASEATIYERFGYGVASTSSTVEVDRRRAVLRAGVEGGSRVRLVDPSQAWDVLPRIYSENHPSRPGSIARPAVWWQLQRLRAAGTAGARYVAVHGDPGAETGFVRYHPVDTDRWFVSEQRTIVVDDLFAPTTEAYAGLLRFLLDLDLVDRLVFTMLPLDDPLPWLLTDRRAARVTGTRDETWLRVVDAAAALDARTYSGPGTITLHISDPLLQDNSGTFEISADGVRPSTATAALETGPVGLAAALLGATSWRTLALAGLAKATGPAAIALADGLFRTDQAPHTGIYF encoded by the coding sequence GTGACGCACCGGATCCGTGCCCTCGGGACCGACGACGAACTCCTCACGGCGTCGAACGTCTTCCGCGCGGCGATGGTCGGGTTCGCGCCGTTGACCGGATTGGAACCGGGGCAGATCGCCAAGCTCTCCGAGCCGGGACGCGTACTGGGCGCCTTCGACGGCGATGAGCTGGTGGGCACCACCGAAGCGGTCGGCAGCAGCCTTACCCTGCCCGGTGGCCGACGTGTTCCCCACGCGGCGGTCACCCACGTCGGCGTGCTGCCGTCGCACACACGGCGCGGTATCGCCACCGCACTGCTCGCGGGCCAGCTGCACGACATCAGGGCCCGTGGCGAGGTGGTCGCCACGCTGCGGGCCTCGGAAGCGACCATCTACGAGCGTTTCGGATACGGAGTGGCCAGCACGTCGAGCACCGTGGAGGTCGACAGGCGGCGCGCAGTGTTACGCGCCGGCGTCGAGGGCGGCAGCCGGGTGCGGCTCGTCGATCCCAGCCAGGCGTGGGATGTGTTGCCGCGCATCTACTCCGAGAACCACCCGAGCCGGCCCGGCAGCATCGCCCGGCCCGCGGTGTGGTGGCAGCTCCAACGGCTGCGCGCAGCGGGAACCGCCGGGGCACGCTACGTCGCGGTGCATGGCGACCCCGGTGCCGAGACGGGGTTCGTCCGGTATCACCCGGTCGACACCGACAGATGGTTCGTCAGCGAGCAACGCACCATCGTGGTCGACGATCTCTTCGCCCCGACCACCGAGGCCTACGCCGGGTTGCTGCGGTTCCTGCTTGACCTCGACCTGGTCGACCGGCTGGTGTTCACGATGCTGCCCCTTGACGACCCGCTGCCCTGGCTGCTCACCGATCGGCGCGCCGCACGGGTCACCGGCACCCGCGACGAGACGTGGCTACGCGTGGTCGACGCCGCCGCGGCACTGGACGCACGCACCTATTCCGGCCCGGGGACGATCACGCTGCACATCAGCGACCCACTGCTGCAGGACAACTCGGGTACCTTCGAGATCTCGGCCGACGGAGTTCGGCCGAGTACAGCCACCGCGGCGCTCGAAACCGGACCGGTCGGACTCGCGGCCGCCTTGCTCGGCGCGACGTCATGGCGCACGCTGGCACTCGCAGGCCTGGCCAAGGCCACCGGACCTGCTGCGATTGCGCTGGCGGACGGGTTGTTTCGCACCGACCAGGCACCGCACACCGGGATCTACTTCTAG
- a CDS encoding LLM class flavin-dependent oxidoreductase produces the protein MSIHLHWYLPTNGDSREIVGSGDDSHLGPSAGGIRPPTIAYLGEIARTAELLGFEAVLTPTGTWCEDAWITTAALSQVTSRLKFLVAFRPGFISPTLAAHQAATFQRVSGGRLLLNIVTGGDPVEQARFGDHLDHDERYRRTGEFLSVLRGVSSAPHGTTFDFSGDHYQIDGARIDFGDWDPPQIFFGGASGAAEEVAAEHVDTYLAWGETPAQIAERLDRLRARAAAHGRTLQFGIRLHVISRDTSAEAWAHAERLLSRISDDRIRAAQEVFARSESVGQRRMTALHDGRTSDLEISPNLWAGYGLVRGGAGTALVGSHTEVADRIAEYHALGIDHFILSGQPHIEEAFWFAEGAGAVLRARGLW, from the coding sequence ATGAGTATTCACCTGCACTGGTACCTGCCGACAAACGGGGACAGCCGCGAGATCGTCGGCTCCGGCGACGATTCCCACCTCGGGCCGTCGGCGGGCGGGATCCGACCGCCGACGATCGCCTACCTCGGCGAGATCGCGCGCACCGCCGAGCTTCTCGGATTCGAAGCGGTGCTGACCCCGACCGGGACGTGGTGCGAGGACGCGTGGATCACCACCGCGGCGCTCAGCCAGGTCACCTCACGGCTGAAGTTCCTGGTCGCGTTCCGGCCCGGTTTCATCTCACCCACCCTGGCCGCACATCAGGCGGCCACGTTTCAGCGGGTGTCCGGCGGGCGGCTGCTGCTCAACATCGTCACCGGCGGCGACCCGGTAGAGCAGGCGCGCTTCGGCGACCACCTCGACCACGACGAACGGTACCGCCGCACAGGGGAATTCCTGTCGGTACTGCGTGGCGTCAGCTCCGCGCCGCACGGCACGACCTTCGACTTCTCCGGCGACCACTACCAGATCGACGGCGCCCGCATCGATTTCGGCGACTGGGATCCGCCCCAGATCTTCTTCGGGGGTGCGTCGGGAGCCGCCGAGGAGGTGGCCGCCGAGCACGTCGACACCTACCTCGCGTGGGGTGAGACACCGGCGCAGATCGCGGAACGGTTGGACCGGTTACGGGCCCGGGCTGCTGCGCACGGCCGCACGCTGCAGTTCGGGATCCGGCTGCACGTGATCAGCCGTGACACCTCCGCCGAGGCATGGGCGCACGCCGAACGGTTGCTGTCGAGAATCTCCGACGACCGGATCCGCGCGGCGCAGGAGGTGTTCGCGCGGTCGGAGTCAGTCGGCCAGCGCCGGATGACCGCGCTGCACGACGGCCGCACCTCCGATCTGGAGATCTCGCCCAACCTGTGGGCCGGATACGGTCTGGTGCGTGGCGGGGCGGGTACCGCTCTGGTGGGCAGCCACACCGAGGTGGCCGACCGCATCGCGGAATACCACGCGCTCGGGATCGACCACTTCATCCTGTCCGGGCAGCCTCACATCGAGGAGGCCTTCTGGTTCGCCGAGGGCGCCGGGGCGGTGCTGCGGGCACGCGGGCTGTGGTGA
- a CDS encoding MetQ/NlpA family ABC transporter substrate-binding protein, giving the protein MTTTPPAGPPTRRTPLYLALAAVVVVVVAVAAFLWLGGEGKKDHITVAATQVPHAEILEFIKNGPAKDAGLDFDIRVFDDYSLGNRWLAENDIDANYFQHKPYFDEQVADFGYQLHAFPGVHIEPYAAFSDTFTSVEQLPDGARISITDDGSNQARALALLQTKGLVTLPAEGPVNVKTVGNPKNFRFIEAAPDLQAKAVPDVDLAILNGNYFLEAGYTLKDALIVESTDNNPYANFLASREDNKDDPSIVKLDELLHSPQTKEFIEQRWPGGDVYPAF; this is encoded by the coding sequence ATGACCACGACTCCCCCGGCCGGACCACCCACGCGACGGACACCGCTGTATCTGGCGCTGGCCGCCGTCGTCGTGGTGGTGGTCGCGGTCGCCGCCTTCCTGTGGCTCGGTGGTGAAGGCAAGAAAGACCACATCACCGTCGCGGCCACCCAGGTGCCGCACGCCGAGATCCTCGAGTTCATCAAGAACGGCCCCGCCAAGGACGCCGGCCTCGACTTCGACATCCGCGTCTTCGACGACTACTCACTCGGAAACCGGTGGCTGGCCGAGAACGACATCGACGCCAACTACTTCCAGCACAAGCCATACTTCGACGAGCAGGTCGCCGATTTCGGCTACCAGCTGCATGCGTTCCCGGGTGTGCACATCGAGCCGTATGCAGCGTTCTCGGACACGTTCACCTCCGTCGAGCAGTTGCCCGACGGAGCGCGCATCAGCATCACCGACGACGGCAGCAACCAGGCCAGGGCCCTGGCGCTGCTGCAGACCAAGGGTCTGGTGACGCTCCCTGCCGAGGGACCGGTCAACGTCAAGACCGTCGGCAACCCGAAGAACTTCCGGTTCATCGAAGCGGCACCGGATCTGCAGGCCAAGGCCGTTCCCGACGTGGACCTCGCGATCCTGAACGGCAATTACTTCCTCGAGGCCGGGTACACGCTCAAGGACGCACTGATCGTCGAGTCCACGGACAACAATCCGTACGCCAACTTCCTGGCCAGCCGCGAGGACAACAAGGACGATCCGAGCATCGTCAAGCTCGACGAGCTGCTGCACAGCCCGCAGACCAAGGAGTTCATCGAGCAGCGCTGGCCCGGCGGCGACGTCTACCCGGCGTTCTGA
- a CDS encoding methionine ABC transporter permease, whose amino-acid sequence MSAFAEWIDDSILLKTDAVPVALNETLQLVFVPFVFVVLFGIPLGVLLYATSPGGLSPVRWLNSTLGVVVNVTRSLPFLVLVIALWPLGRLLVGSSLGTVAAMVPLTIGTIPFFARLVEASLREVDAGKIDAARVVGATRWQIITKTLLPESISGIIAGLTITIIALLGFSALAGVIGGGGLGDLAIRYGARSYDGPVLWSTVLLLILLAQTFQVVGDFFARRTDHRSRTDETPTVAT is encoded by the coding sequence GTGAGTGCCTTCGCCGAATGGATCGACGACTCGATCCTGCTCAAGACCGACGCCGTCCCCGTCGCACTGAACGAAACGCTGCAGCTCGTGTTCGTCCCGTTCGTGTTCGTCGTGCTGTTCGGAATACCGCTGGGCGTGCTCCTCTACGCCACGTCCCCGGGCGGGCTGTCTCCGGTGCGCTGGCTCAACAGCACCCTCGGCGTCGTCGTCAACGTGACGCGTTCACTGCCGTTTCTGGTACTGGTGATCGCGCTGTGGCCGCTGGGCCGGCTGCTGGTCGGATCCAGCCTCGGCACCGTCGCGGCGATGGTGCCGCTGACCATCGGCACGATCCCGTTCTTCGCGCGGCTGGTCGAGGCGTCCCTGCGCGAGGTCGATGCGGGCAAGATCGACGCGGCGCGCGTCGTCGGCGCCACCCGGTGGCAGATCATCACGAAAACACTTCTGCCCGAGTCGATCAGCGGCATCATCGCCGGACTCACCATCACCATCATCGCGCTGCTGGGATTCTCGGCGCTGGCGGGTGTGATCGGCGGCGGCGGCCTCGGAGACCTCGCGATTCGCTACGGTGCGCGGTCCTACGACGGGCCGGTGCTGTGGTCGACCGTGCTGTTGTTGATCCTTCTCGCCCAGACCTTCCAAGTGGTCGGCGATTTCTTCGCCCGCCGCACCGACCATCGGTCACGCACCGACGAAACACCAACTGTCGCAACCTGA
- a CDS encoding methionine ABC transporter ATP-binding protein, whose amino-acid sequence MSIYTEDLTKVYGSTRALDGVSISVEQGAILGVVGSSGSGKSTLVRNIALLERPTRGRVVLDGQDLTALPERELRTARRRLGNVFQSANLLDNRTARANIEFPLEIAGWDRTARWHRAQELLELVGLGTRGESYPAQLSGGQRQRIGIARALAARPSVILADEPTSALDPATTQEILTLLTDLRDELDVTILLITHDLAIVRQIADRVAVLDEGRVVVQGPLADVAADPGSGLLPPLGAAPHPADGELIVNVVAGADASASFISTLARELDTDVRIIDGEVLRLGQQTVSQFQLVLSATDRSAPERVTEYARWFERHRLGFTVAEVPA is encoded by the coding sequence ATGTCCATCTACACCGAAGACCTGACGAAGGTCTACGGCAGCACCCGCGCGCTCGACGGCGTATCCATCTCCGTCGAACAGGGCGCGATCCTCGGGGTCGTCGGCAGCAGCGGGTCGGGCAAGAGCACGCTGGTCCGTAACATCGCTCTGCTGGAACGGCCGACGCGAGGCCGGGTGGTCCTCGACGGACAGGACCTGACGGCGTTACCGGAGCGGGAACTGCGGACCGCGCGCCGCCGCCTCGGCAACGTCTTCCAATCGGCGAACCTGCTCGACAACCGCACCGCCCGGGCGAACATCGAGTTCCCGCTGGAGATCGCGGGTTGGGACCGGACGGCGCGCTGGCACCGCGCCCAGGAACTGCTGGAGCTGGTCGGACTGGGCACCCGCGGCGAGAGCTATCCGGCCCAGCTGTCCGGTGGTCAGCGGCAACGGATCGGGATCGCGCGGGCGCTCGCAGCGCGACCGAGCGTGATCCTCGCCGACGAACCCACCAGCGCGCTGGATCCGGCGACCACACAAGAGATCCTGACCCTGCTCACCGACCTGCGCGACGAACTCGACGTGACCATCCTGCTCATCACCCACGACCTGGCGATCGTGCGTCAGATCGCCGACCGCGTCGCGGTTCTCGACGAGGGCCGGGTGGTCGTACAGGGTCCGCTCGCCGACGTGGCCGCCGATCCCGGGTCCGGGCTGCTGCCGCCGCTGGGCGCTGCCCCGCACCCCGCCGACGGCGAACTGATAGTCAATGTGGTCGCCGGCGCCGACGCGTCGGCGTCGTTCATCAGCACACTGGCACGCGAACTCGACACAGACGTGCGGATCATCGACGGCGAGGTGCTTCGCCTCGGCCAGCAGACGGTGTCGCAGTTCCAGCTCGTGCTGTCCGCAACAGACCGCTCCGCCCCCGAGCGCGTCACCGAGTACGCGCGGTGGTTCGAACGGCACCGGCTCGGCTTCACCGTCGCCGAGGTGCCCGCGTGA
- a CDS encoding ANTAR domain-containing protein, protein MSLTGADETSRQVIDNAVGILIGLRGCSRTQAFEELVRVVHQTGLGLGAIASGLVAVASGAATADHAEAFNAWGALIRGSRAQSFAGAG, encoded by the coding sequence ATGAGTCTCACCGGAGCAGACGAGACATCTCGTCAAGTCATCGACAACGCCGTGGGCATCCTCATCGGACTGCGGGGATGCTCGCGCACCCAGGCGTTCGAGGAGCTGGTGCGTGTCGTCCACCAGACCGGCCTCGGTCTCGGCGCGATCGCGTCCGGGCTGGTCGCGGTCGCCAGCGGCGCGGCGACCGCCGATCACGCGGAGGCGTTCAACGCCTGGGGTGCGCTGATCAGGGGCAGCAGGGCGCAGTCGTTCGCCGGCGCAGGCTGA
- a CDS encoding glycoside hydrolase family 15 protein yields the protein MVLPQSDASEALSSNGESSALTLPSPTMNYSHGPLRNPFPPIADYAFLSDCETQCLISSAGSVEWLCVPRPDSPSVFGAILDRGAGHFRLGPYGVSVPAARRYLPGSLILETTWQTHTGWLIVRDALVMGPWHDLETRSRTHRRTPMDWDAEHILLRTVRCVSGTVELVMSCEPSFDYHRTSAHWEYSAHAYGEAIARATKNPDSHPTLRLTTNLRIGLEGREARARTRLKEGDNVFVALSWSKHPAPQNFDEAADKMWKTSECWRQWINVGDFPDHPWRAYLQRSALTLKGLTYSPTGALLAAPTTSLPETPQGERNWDYRYAWVRDSTFALWGLYTLGLDREADDFFAFIADVSGANNGERHPLQVMYGVGGERSLVEEELNHLSGYDNARPVRIGNGAYNQMQHDIWGTMLDSVYLHTKSREQIPETLWPVLREQVEEAIKHWREPDRGIWEVRGEPQHFTSSKIMCWVALDRGAKLADLEGEKSYAQQWREIAEEIKADILEHGVDKRGVLTQRYGDPALDASLLLAVLTRFLPPDDPRIRATVLAIAEELTEEGLVLRYRTEETDDGLSGEEGTFTICSFWLVSALVEIGEIDRARHLCERLLSFASPLHLYAEEIEPRTGRHLGNFPQAFTHLALINAVVHVIRAEEEADSSGVFQPANAPV from the coding sequence ATGGTTTTGCCGCAGTCCGATGCGTCCGAGGCCCTGTCGTCCAACGGTGAGTCGTCGGCCCTGACACTCCCGTCGCCGACGATGAACTACAGCCACGGCCCGCTGCGCAATCCTTTCCCGCCGATCGCCGACTACGCGTTCCTGTCCGACTGCGAGACCCAATGCCTGATCTCGTCGGCCGGATCAGTGGAATGGCTGTGCGTGCCGCGGCCGGATTCCCCGAGCGTGTTCGGCGCGATCCTGGACCGCGGCGCCGGCCACTTCCGGCTCGGCCCCTACGGCGTGTCCGTTCCGGCCGCGCGGCGCTACCTGCCCGGAAGCCTCATCCTCGAGACGACGTGGCAGACCCACACCGGCTGGCTCATCGTGCGGGACGCGCTGGTGATGGGGCCCTGGCACGACCTGGAGACCCGGTCGCGCACCCATCGCCGGACCCCGATGGACTGGGACGCCGAGCACATCCTGCTGCGCACCGTGCGGTGCGTCAGCGGCACCGTCGAGCTGGTGATGAGCTGCGAGCCGTCGTTCGACTACCACCGCACCAGCGCGCACTGGGAGTACTCGGCGCATGCCTACGGCGAGGCGATCGCGCGGGCCACCAAGAACCCCGACTCACACCCGACGCTGCGGCTGACCACCAACCTGCGCATCGGCCTGGAGGGCCGGGAGGCCAGGGCCCGGACGCGCCTGAAAGAGGGCGACAACGTCTTCGTCGCGCTGAGCTGGTCCAAGCATCCGGCGCCGCAGAACTTCGACGAGGCCGCCGACAAGATGTGGAAGACCAGCGAATGCTGGCGGCAGTGGATCAACGTCGGCGACTTCCCCGACCATCCGTGGCGGGCGTATCTGCAGCGCAGCGCGCTGACATTGAAGGGGCTGACCTATTCCCCGACCGGCGCGCTGCTGGCCGCGCCGACCACGTCGCTGCCGGAAACACCTCAGGGCGAACGCAACTGGGACTACCGGTACGCGTGGGTCCGGGACTCGACGTTCGCGCTGTGGGGGCTCTACACACTCGGGCTGGACCGCGAGGCCGACGACTTCTTCGCGTTCATCGCCGACGTGTCCGGCGCGAACAACGGTGAGCGGCACCCGCTGCAGGTGATGTACGGCGTCGGCGGTGAGCGCAGCCTGGTCGAGGAGGAACTCAACCACCTGTCGGGCTACGACAACGCCCGGCCGGTGCGCATCGGCAATGGCGCCTACAACCAGATGCAGCACGACATCTGGGGCACCATGCTCGATTCGGTCTATCTGCACACCAAATCCCGCGAGCAGATCCCCGAGACGCTGTGGCCGGTCCTGCGCGAGCAGGTCGAGGAAGCGATCAAACACTGGCGCGAACCCGACCGCGGGATCTGGGAGGTCCGCGGCGAGCCCCAGCACTTCACGTCCAGCAAGATCATGTGCTGGGTGGCCCTCGACCGTGGCGCCAAGCTCGCCGACCTGGAGGGCGAGAAGTCCTACGCCCAGCAGTGGCGCGAGATCGCCGAGGAGATCAAGGCCGACATCCTCGAACACGGCGTGGACAAGCGCGGGGTGCTGACCCAGCGCTACGGGGATCCGGCGCTGGATGCGTCGCTGCTGCTGGCGGTGCTGACCCGGTTCCTGCCGCCCGACGATCCGAGGATCCGGGCCACGGTGCTCGCGATCGCCGAGGAGCTCACCGAGGAGGGTCTGGTGTTGCGCTACCGGACCGAGGAGACCGACGACGGCCTGTCCGGCGAGGAGGGCACCTTCACGATCTGCTCGTTCTGGCTGGTGTCGGCGCTCGTCGAGATCGGCGAGATCGACCGGGCCCGGCATCTGTGCGAACGGCTGCTGTCGTTCGCGAGCCCGCTGCACCTCTACGCCGAGGAAATCGAGCCGCGCACCGGCAGGCACCTGGGCAACTTCCCGCAGGCGTTCACCCATCTGGCGCTGATCAACGCCGTGGTCCACGTGATCCGCGCCGAGGAGGAGGCCGACAGCTCCGGGGTGTTCCAGCCCGCCAACGCCCCGGTGTGA
- a CDS encoding Ms4533A family Cys-rich leader peptide: MQPASGNKSGHIVALIAVGFAAVADVCCCR, translated from the coding sequence ATGCAACCGGCGTCCGGCAACAAGAGCGGTCACATCGTGGCCCTCATTGCCGTGGGTTTTGCTGCCGTTGCTGATGTCTGTTGTTGTCGCTGA